The nucleotide window GTGTCTGCGGGGGGATTCGTGAAAGCGTTCACATTCACAAGCAACAAGTTTGAAATACCAAGGAGAGGTAGCAGCCATGGACTGGCGTCACAACGCCGTTTGTCGTGAGGAAGACCCGGAGCTGTTCTTCCCCATCGGCAACACCGGTCCTGCGCTGCTGCAGATCGAGGAAGCCAAGGCCGTCTGCCGTCGCTGCCCCGTCATGGAGCAGTGCCTGCAGTGGGCGCTCGAGTCCGGTCAGGACTCCGGCGTCTGGGGTGGCCTCAGCGAGGACGAGCGCCGCGCAATGAAGCGCCGCGCCGCTCGCAACCGGGCGCGTAACGCCAGCGCCTGACCGACGCCCCCCGCTACGAGCCTCAGCCCGGCGGCGCGTACAGAGCGTACGCACAGCCCCGCCTTCGAGTCGCAGCGCGCAGTACCCCGTAGCGCATCGCAACGTACGTGCCAGACAGAGGGCCCGGACCGTCACCACGGTCCGGGCCCTCTGCTGTGCCGTCCGCACCCTGTTGTGCCCCGCTGTCGCGGCCGGCGCTCGGCTACTTCCCCGAACCCACGGGAATGTCCAGGATCACCTGGGTGCCCTGCTCCGGACCCGGGACCATGTCGAAGCCGCCGCCCAACTCGCCCTCCACCAGGGTGCGCACGATCTGCAGGCCGAGATTTCCGGCGCGCTTCGGGTCGAAGCCCTCAGGCAGTCCGCGTCCATCGTCCGACACGGTGATCAGGAGCCGCGCGTCGGACGGAGCCCCGCCCCGTACCGCCGAGACCTCCACCGTGCCGCGCTCGGCCACGGTGAACGCGTGCTCCAGGGCGTTCTGCAGCACCTCGGTGAGCACCATCGAGAGTGGAGTGGCCACTTCCGCGTCGAGGATTCCGAAGCGGCCGGTTCGGCGGCAGGTGACCTTGCCCGGCGAGATCTCCGAGACCATCGCGATGACGCGGTCCGCGATCTGGTCGAACTCCACCCGCTCGTCCAGGTTCTGAGACAGCGTCTCGTGCACGATCGCGATCGAACCCACGCGCCGTACCGCCTCGTTGAGCGCCTCGCGGCCCTGCTCGGAATCCATCCGGCGGGCCTGCAGGCGCAACAGGGCGGCCACCGTCTGGAGGTTGTTCTTCACCCGGTGGTGAATTTCCCGGATGGTGGCGTCCTTGGTGATCAACTCACGTTCGCGTCGGCGCAGTTCGGTGACGTCCCGCAGGAGGACCAGCGAACCGATGCGGACCCCCTTGGGCTTGAGCGGGATGGCTCTGAGCTGAATCACACCGCTGGCGCACTCGACCTCGAACTCGCGGGGCGCGTAACCGCTGGCCACCTTGACCAGCGCCTCGTCCACCGGCCCCCGGGAGGGGGCGAGCTCGGCCGTGGTGGTGCCGAGGTGGTGGCCGACGAGGTCGGAGGCGAGGCCGAGGCGGTGGTACGCGGAGAGGCCGTTGGGGCTGGCGTACTGGACGATCCCGTCGGCGTCGAGCCTGATCAGCCCGTCACCGACGCGTGGCGACGCGTCCATGTCGACCTGCTGGCCGGGGAACGGGAAGGACCCGGCGGCGATCATCTGAGCCAGGTCGGACGCGGACTGGAGGTAGGTGAGCTCCAGCCTGGAGGGCGTGCGGACGGTGAGGAGGTTCGTGTTGCGGGCGATCACCCCGAGGACACGGCCCTCACGGCGTACGGGGATGGACTCGACCCGTACCGGCACCTCCTCGCGCCACTCCGGGTCCCCCTCGCGCACGATCCGGCCCTCGTCGAGCGCGGCGTCCAGCAGAGGACGCCGGCCGCGCGGCACCAGATGGCCGACCATGTCGTCCTGGTAGGAGGTGGGGCCGGTGTTGGGACGCATCTGCGCGACGGAGACGTACCGGGTCCCGTCGCGGGTGGGTACCCACAGGACGAGGTCGGCGAAGGAGAGGTCGGAGAGCAGTTGCCACTCCGAGACCAGCAGGTGGAGCCACTCGAGGTCGGTATCGCTCAGGGCTGTGTGCTGGCGGACGAGGTCGTTCATGGAGGGCACGTGTGCGAGGGTACCCGTGGATACTGAATGGTTCCGAACCGATCGGCCCGCGGCCCCGTGAGAGGGGAGGGCGGGAAGATCCGCCGGAATTGCTGTGCGCACGGATGGACAGAGCCGATTGGTCTAGTCCACAATGCACAGGAAAGACCTCCGTTCTCCCCGCACAGGAGAACGGATCGAGGCACCCGGCGCTCTCTGCCCTGACTGCGCCGGTGCCTCTCTCGGCCGGAGGAACCGCACACCACCGGCCGCGCAGCTTCGGGCTGCGGTGCCGTTCGGGCCGAGGGTCCCGTCCTGGCGCCGCGGCCCGCGGGTGTTTCCGGGGCGCCCGGACCCTGAGGTCAGTGGGTCTCGGTGACCTTGGCCAGGGCGCGGGGAGCGTCCGGGTCCTGACCGCGGGCGATCGTCACCTCGTAGGCCGGCATCTGGAGCGGCAGGATCTCCAGGATCGGCTGCAGTTCCTCCGGCACTCCCGCCGTCGGCAGCGCGAAGCCCGCCGAAGCGGCCTCCACCTGGGCCTTCGGGCCGACCACGAAGAGGTCGGCGCCGCGGCCCCGCAGCCGGTCCAGGACCGGCTGGAGGGCGTCGCCGCCGCGGCCGTCGGTGACCACCGCGATCACCGGGGAGATGTTGTCGACCATGGCGAGCGGGCCGTGCGGCAGATCGGCGCCGGAGCAGGAGAGAGCGGGGATGTAGCTCGTCTCCATCAGCTTCAGCGCGGCTTCCTTGGCGGTGGGGTAGCCGTAGCCGCGCGAGGTGATGACCATCCGCTCCGCGAAGCGGTATCGCGAGGCGAGGGACTTGACCTCGCCTCTGCGGGCCAGGATCTCCTCGGCCAGAGCGGGCAGGGACTCGGCTGCGGCCGGGCCGTCCCCGCCGGCGAGACCGTCCACGAAGAGATAGAGCGCCAGCAGGGAGGCGGTGTACGTCTTGGTGGCGGGCAGCGCCTGCCCGGGGCCCGCGAGGCTCGACTCGGGACAAGTCGACCAGGTGGAGCGGTCGGCCGCCAGCGGGGCGAACGGGCGGACCGGTGTGCGAACGGTTCCCCTCCGGGCTGCCCGGTTCTGCTAGATTGACACCTTGATTGGTCTATACCACATGGCTCCACCTTCAGATCGGCAGGCACAGCGTGGAAGTTGTCATCGTCCCGGACGCCGCGGCAGGCGGCGAGCTCATCGCGGAGGCCATCGGAGCCCTGCTGCTCCGCAAGCCCGACGCTCTGCTCGGCGTGGCCACCGGATCGACCCCGCTGCCCATCTATCAGGCGCTGGCCGCCAAGGTCCGTGCCGGGTCCGTTGACGCGTCGCGTGCCCGCATCTGCCAGCTGGACGAGTACGTCGGGCTGCCGCCCGGCCACCCCGAGTCGTACCGCTCGGTCGTGCTGCGCGAGGTCGTGGAGCCGCTGGGGCTGTCCGAGGCGTCCTTCATGGGACCCGACGGCTCCGCCGAGGACGTCCAGGCGGCGTGCGAGGCGTACGACAAGGCGCTGGCCGAGGCCGGCGGGGTGGACCTCCAACTGCTCGGGATCGGCACGGACGGGCACATCGGCTTCAACGAGCCGTGCTCCTCACTCGCGTCCCGTACGCGGATCAAGACGCTGACCAAGCAGACGCGGGTCGACAACGCGCGGTTCTTCGACAACGACATCGCCCAGGTGCCGCACCACGTGATCACGCAGGGCATCGGAACGATCCTGGAGTCCCGGCACCCGATCCTGCTCGCCACGGGCGAGGGCAAGGCGGAGGCGGTGGCACAGACGGTGGAGGGGCCGGTCGCCTCGATCGTGCCGGCGTCGGCACTGCAACTGCATCCGCACGCGACGGTGGTCGTCGACGAGGCGGCCGCGTCCAAGCTGAAGCTGGGGGACTACTTCCGGGCCACGTACGCGGCGAAGCCGGCGTGGCAGGGAATCTAGTCGGCATCCGTACGAGGGCCGGGACACCGTCGGGTGCGCCGGCCCTCGTCCGCGTCCCGCCTCCGGCGCCGTCCGTGTCCCGCCCGCGGCGCACCGTCGTCGTCCTCAAGCGCCGGACGGGCTTCACCCATGGGCTCAGCCCCGGCCGGCCTTGGCGGTCGGGCGGGGCTGAGGGTGAGGTGGGGTGAGGCGGGGGGGGAGGCGCGCGGGTCAGGTGGCGGCGGAGGTGAGGGCTTCTGCCGCGGCCACACCGCACACGCGGGCCGCCCCGTGCGTGGCGACGTACAGGGCGCCCCGCGGTTCCGCCTGTGGGAGGCCCATCTCGACCACGACCGTGTCGGGACGCGCCGCCAGCAGGGCATCGAGTGCTTCTGCCATCCATGCGTGCCGGTGGACGTCGCGGACGACCGCGACGATGCGCCGCTCCCCCGCCGCCCGCAACGTGTCGGCGGCCGGAGCCGCGCTCTCGCCGCTGTACGTGCCGGTGCCGGTGCCGGGCAGGAGCCGGGACAGTTCGGCCGCGACGCCCCACGGCGTCTCGTCGCCGACCGCGATGTTCGCGACCGGGGTGAACGCGGCGACGTACGCCGGCCCCGTCAGCCGCGCACCGGTGCCCGTGACGCGTACCGCGCGGCGGGCCGCGGCGAGGCCGATGTCGTTGCTGACTCCGGTGCCGGGCGCGGTCCCCTCCTGCACTGCCGCGCCCGGCTCCGAGACAGCCCCCCTGGCTTCCCGCGTCCAGGACGCGAGAGCCCGTACCCGGGCGGCGGCGTCGGCCAACCGCTCCTCGGACAGGTCTCCGCCGCGTACCGCGGACACCAGGGCGTCGCGCAGCCGCAGCACGGTGCCCTCGTCGACCAGCCCGCCGCCGACACAGATCGCGTCGGCGCCCGCGGCGATCGCCAGGACGGCGCCGCGCTCGATCCCGTACGTCGCGGAGATGGCCTGCATCTCCATGCCGTCGGTGACGATGAGGCCGTCGTAGCCCAGTTCCTCGCGCAGCAGACCGGTCAGGATCTGCGGGCTCAGCGTCGCAGGGCGGTGCGGGTCGAGTGCGGGAAGCAGGATGTGCGCGCTCATCACCGATTTGGAACCCGCGGCGACGGCCGCGCGGAAAGGCACCAGCTCACGCGCGTACAGGGTGCCCAGGGACACATCGATCCTCGGCAGCGCGTGGTGCGAGTCGACCGCCGTGTCGCCGTGTCCGGGGAAGTGCTTCGTACAGGCGGCGACGCCCGCGGCCTGGAGCCCCTCGACGTACGCGGCGGTGTGCCGGGCCACGAGCCGGGGGTCGGCGCCGAAGGAGCGTACGCCGATGACCGGGTTGGCCGGGTTGGAGTTGACGTCCGCGGACGGCGCCCAGTTGAGGTTGACGCCGCAATCCGCGAGCCGGCGGCCGAGCTCCTGGGCGACGGCCCGGGTGAGGGACACGTCGTCGACCGAGCCGAGGGCGAAGTTGCCCGGGAACGAGGATCCGTGGCGGACCTCCAGCCGGGTGACGTCACCGCCCTCCTCGTCGATCGCGACGAGGACGTCCTCGCGCTCGGCCCTCAGCTGGGCCGTGAGCGCGGCCAGTTGCGCGGGCGACTCGATGTTGCGTCCGAACAGTCCGACGGAGGCGAGGCCCTCGCCGACCCTGCGCAGCAGCCAGTCAGGGGCGGTCGTGCCCGTGAATCCGGGCTGGAGCACGGCGAGCGCGTCGCGCGTGAGGGTGTCGGTGGTGGTTACGAGGGTGGTCATGGGCCTTATCCCTTCACGGCGCCCGAGGTGAGACCCGTGGCCATCTTGCCCTGGATGATCATGAAGAAGATGACGACCGGAATGGAGATGAGTGTGGAGGCGGCCATCAGGGCCCCGTAGTCCGTACCGCGCTCCGTGGTGAAGGTCATCAGCCACACGTTGAGCGTGTACTTGGAGTTGTCGTTGATCAGGATGTACGCGAAGAGGTACTCGTTCCAGGCGTTGACCAG belongs to Streptomyces finlayi and includes:
- a CDS encoding glycoside hydrolase family 3 protein, producing MTTLVTTTDTLTRDALAVLQPGFTGTTAPDWLLRRVGEGLASVGLFGRNIESPAQLAALTAQLRAEREDVLVAIDEEGGDVTRLEVRHGSSFPGNFALGSVDDVSLTRAVAQELGRRLADCGVNLNWAPSADVNSNPANPVIGVRSFGADPRLVARHTAAYVEGLQAAGVAACTKHFPGHGDTAVDSHHALPRIDVSLGTLYARELVPFRAAVAAGSKSVMSAHILLPALDPHRPATLSPQILTGLLREELGYDGLIVTDGMEMQAISATYGIERGAVLAIAAGADAICVGGGLVDEGTVLRLRDALVSAVRGGDLSEERLADAAARVRALASWTREARGAVSEPGAAVQEGTAPGTGVSNDIGLAAARRAVRVTGTGARLTGPAYVAAFTPVANIAVGDETPWGVAAELSRLLPGTGTGTYSGESAAPAADTLRAAGERRIVAVVRDVHRHAWMAEALDALLAARPDTVVVEMGLPQAEPRGALYVATHGAARVCGVAAAEALTSAAT
- the nagB gene encoding glucosamine-6-phosphate deaminase translates to MEVVIVPDAAAGGELIAEAIGALLLRKPDALLGVATGSTPLPIYQALAAKVRAGSVDASRARICQLDEYVGLPPGHPESYRSVVLREVVEPLGLSEASFMGPDGSAEDVQAACEAYDKALAEAGGVDLQLLGIGTDGHIGFNEPCSSLASRTRIKTLTKQTRVDNARFFDNDIAQVPHHVITQGIGTILESRHPILLATGEGKAEAVAQTVEGPVASIVPASALQLHPHATVVVDEAAASKLKLGDYFRATYAAKPAWQGI
- a CDS encoding WhiB family transcriptional regulator, producing MDWRHNAVCREEDPELFFPIGNTGPALLQIEEAKAVCRRCPVMEQCLQWALESGQDSGVWGGLSEDERRAMKRRAARNRARNASA
- a CDS encoding sensor histidine kinase, with the protein product MNDLVRQHTALSDTDLEWLHLLVSEWQLLSDLSFADLVLWVPTRDGTRYVSVAQMRPNTGPTSYQDDMVGHLVPRGRRPLLDAALDEGRIVREGDPEWREEVPVRVESIPVRREGRVLGVIARNTNLLTVRTPSRLELTYLQSASDLAQMIAAGSFPFPGQQVDMDASPRVGDGLIRLDADGIVQYASPNGLSAYHRLGLASDLVGHHLGTTTAELAPSRGPVDEALVKVASGYAPREFEVECASGVIQLRAIPLKPKGVRIGSLVLLRDVTELRRRERELITKDATIREIHHRVKNNLQTVAALLRLQARRMDSEQGREALNEAVRRVGSIAIVHETLSQNLDERVEFDQIADRVIAMVSEISPGKVTCRRTGRFGILDAEVATPLSMVLTEVLQNALEHAFTVAERGTVEVSAVRGGAPSDARLLITVSDDGRGLPEGFDPKRAGNLGLQIVRTLVEGELGGGFDMVPGPEQGTQVILDIPVGSGK